A part of Agromyces protaetiae genomic DNA contains:
- a CDS encoding aldo/keto reductase, which produces MQVPQREPDAPLAALGLGLAAIGRPAYITTGREHDLGDDRSIEVFRARAHALLDAAWARGIRFFDAARSYGRAEEFLGSWLAAHPERRDDLVVESKWGYEYVGAWRMDAPVHERKEHSLAMLDRQWPETLSALGGPPDAYLVHSVTPESPALSDAVLLDRLRELAATGVRIGISTSGPAQGDVLDAARALADTPFSAVQATWNLLEPSAGPALARAHAAGWLVVVKEALANGRLSPEGVGDVDAADGREAPDASAARVAVLAAVENQSADVFALGVARAQPWCDVVLSGAVTEEQLASNLASGDASNAVETSALGALDALAEPPAQYWAERSARGWH; this is translated from the coding sequence ATGCAGGTTCCACAGCGCGAACCGGATGCCCCGCTCGCCGCCCTGGGTCTCGGGCTGGCCGCGATCGGCCGCCCTGCCTACATCACGACCGGACGCGAACACGATCTCGGCGACGACCGCAGCATCGAGGTGTTCCGCGCCCGGGCGCACGCGCTCCTCGATGCGGCGTGGGCGCGAGGCATCCGATTCTTCGACGCCGCCCGCTCCTACGGGCGCGCCGAGGAGTTCCTCGGAAGTTGGCTCGCCGCCCACCCCGAACGACGCGACGACCTCGTCGTCGAGTCGAAGTGGGGGTACGAGTACGTCGGCGCCTGGCGCATGGACGCACCCGTGCACGAGCGCAAGGAGCACTCGCTCGCGATGCTCGACCGGCAGTGGCCCGAGACGCTCTCGGCCCTCGGCGGCCCGCCCGACGCGTACCTCGTGCACTCCGTGACGCCCGAAAGCCCGGCGCTCTCCGATGCAGTCCTCCTCGACCGACTGCGCGAGCTCGCCGCGACGGGCGTTCGCATCGGCATCTCGACGAGCGGGCCGGCGCAGGGCGACGTCCTCGACGCGGCGCGCGCACTCGCCGACACCCCGTTCAGTGCCGTGCAGGCGACGTGGAACCTCCTCGAGCCGTCGGCGGGTCCCGCGCTCGCGCGGGCGCACGCGGCCGGCTGGCTCGTCGTCGTGAAAGAGGCGCTCGCGAACGGTCGGCTCTCGCCCGAGGGCGTGGGCGACGTCGACGCGGCCGACGGCCGCGAGGCACCGGATGCCTCGGCGGCACGCGTTGCGGTCCTCGCAGCGGTCGAAAACCAGAGCGCCGACGTCTTCGCGCTCGGCGTCGCACGCGCGCAGCCGTGGTGCGACGTCGTCCTGTCGGGCGCCGTCACCGAGGAGCAGTTGGCGTCGAATCTCGCGTCGGGGGACGCATCCAATGCGGTGGAGACCTCCGCCCTCGGTGCGCTCGACGCCCTCGCGGAACCGCCCGCGCAGTACTGGGCCGAGCGCAGCGCGCGCGGCTGGCACTGA
- a CDS encoding PH domain-containing protein: MNETTWVPGHAGWQGQQGSTTLLSFTGVVLTLAGVAYAVVHLFDPAPAMKALGASTLVAVGVGVWMVLAHLRVGRLRVVRASTAPGSIRFGQIEGLSRLVLLLGVAGLALLGSWVWVVFTVPSARVTLLTLLLVPFVSLGLLWGGARALFRRPGSHEVSLTPDGVALRIPGNRLDAAWGDIAGAELVANRVHVRTRDGAAATFAARDLASDPVILAELVTFYASTPAARAEIGPTTLERLRSGEF; this comes from the coding sequence GTGAACGAGACGACCTGGGTGCCCGGCCACGCCGGCTGGCAGGGACAGCAAGGTTCGACGACGCTGCTGAGCTTCACGGGAGTCGTCTTGACGCTCGCGGGCGTCGCCTACGCCGTCGTGCACCTCTTCGACCCGGCTCCGGCGATGAAGGCGCTCGGCGCGTCCACGCTCGTCGCGGTCGGCGTCGGCGTCTGGATGGTCCTCGCCCACCTGCGGGTCGGCCGCCTTCGCGTGGTGCGTGCATCCACTGCTCCCGGCTCGATCCGATTCGGACAGATCGAGGGCTTGTCGCGACTGGTCCTGCTGCTCGGCGTCGCGGGTCTCGCGCTCCTCGGGTCGTGGGTCTGGGTGGTCTTCACGGTGCCGTCCGCCCGGGTGACCCTGCTCACGTTGCTGCTCGTTCCGTTCGTCTCGCTCGGGTTGCTGTGGGGCGGCGCGCGGGCGCTGTTCCGCCGACCGGGCTCCCACGAAGTGTCGTTGACCCCCGACGGCGTCGCGCTCCGCATCCCCGGCAATCGGCTCGACGCCGCCTGGGGCGACATCGCCGGCGCCGAGCTCGTGGCGAATCGCGTACACGTGCGCACGCGCGACGGAGCGGCGGCGACCTTCGCGGCCCGCGACCTCGCGAGCGATCCGGTCATCCTCGCCGAACTCGTGACGTTCTACGCGTCGACTCCTGCGGCGCGCGCCGAGATCGGCCCGACGACGCTCGAGCGGCTGCGGTCGGGCGAGTTCTGA
- a CDS encoding MarR family winged helix-turn-helix transcriptional regulator, translated as MTIDVRLANDAWEAYYRTQATIGREFADADIWEGLAQTEYAVLYALSSQPEGLRITELGEDVLLTQPGMSRLIARLEAQGLVERRADDADKRARRIRLTAAGSAIQRRVGAGLARTIAVVMSRSLSPAQLRELRALSLELLAGASGTYARVQQDALGILPASLESNEP; from the coding sequence ATGACCATCGACGTCCGACTCGCGAACGACGCCTGGGAGGCGTACTACCGCACCCAGGCGACCATCGGCCGCGAGTTCGCGGACGCCGACATCTGGGAGGGTCTCGCCCAGACCGAGTACGCCGTGCTCTACGCGCTGTCGAGCCAGCCCGAAGGCCTGCGCATCACCGAGCTGGGCGAGGACGTGCTCCTCACCCAGCCCGGGATGTCACGGCTCATCGCCCGCCTCGAAGCGCAAGGGCTCGTCGAGCGGCGCGCCGACGACGCCGACAAACGGGCCCGGCGCATCCGGCTCACCGCCGCCGGGTCCGCGATCCAGCGACGCGTAGGCGCAGGCCTCGCGCGCACGATCGCGGTCGTCATGAGCCGGTCGCTCTCCCCCGCCCAGCTCCGCGAGTTGCGTGCGCTGAGCCTCGAACTCCTCGCCGGGGCATCCGGCACCTACGCCCGCGTGCAGCAGGACGCCCTCGGCATCCTGCCCGCTTCTCTCGAAAGCAACGAACCATGA
- a CDS encoding CE1759 family FMN reductase, with amino-acid sequence MTAELHEPDVSRRPLRLVVLSAGVTEPSSTRLLTDRVAQKTIDLLSASGREATVSVVELGPLAVDIARAITSVLPAEPLKAAIDKLAEADAVIAGTPVYKAGISGLFKSFIDLVDDDLLIAKPVALASTAGTARHAMVVDDHLRPLFAFLRAMPMPTSLFAAPEDWGSTALGSRIERVAAELVAYLQSGIGEAIASNGWGGYQHRFAGNATRAERSAADVDFDTDLMRLAVGGA; translated from the coding sequence ATGACCGCTGAACTGCATGAACCGGATGTCTCCCGCCGCCCCCTGCGGCTCGTCGTCCTGTCGGCCGGGGTCACCGAGCCCTCATCCACCCGGCTCCTCACCGACCGCGTCGCCCAGAAGACGATCGACCTGCTCTCGGCCTCCGGCCGCGAGGCGACCGTCTCGGTCGTCGAACTCGGCCCGCTCGCCGTCGACATCGCACGCGCGATCACGTCGGTCCTGCCGGCCGAGCCGCTGAAAGCCGCGATCGACAAGCTCGCCGAAGCCGACGCCGTCATCGCCGGAACCCCCGTCTACAAGGCCGGCATCTCGGGCCTCTTCAAGTCGTTCATCGACCTCGTCGACGACGACCTCCTCATCGCGAAGCCCGTCGCGCTCGCCTCGACCGCCGGCACCGCCCGGCATGCGATGGTCGTCGACGACCACCTGCGGCCGCTGTTCGCCTTCCTGCGTGCGATGCCCATGCCGACGTCGCTTTTCGCCGCACCCGAGGACTGGGGCTCGACGGCCCTCGGCTCACGCATCGAACGCGTCGCCGCCGAACTCGTCGCGTACCTGCAGAGCGGGATCGGCGAGGCGATCGCTTCCAACGGGTGGGGCGGCTATCAACACCGCTTCGCGGGGAACGCGACGCGCGCCGAACGCTCCGCCGCCGACGTCGACTTCGACACCGACCTCATGCGGTTGGCCGTCGGCGGGGCGTAG
- a CDS encoding three-helix bundle dimerization domain-containing protein has translation MGDPVEAHAIANVVEQLVERYPTVSRERIEEIIAEETARTADAKVREYVPSLIEHAADERLREEAHPVDRTDSGGGGPVIVANDADHLDPIEVEQRSRNTGLLFGDLGGGSD, from the coding sequence ATGGGTGACCCCGTCGAAGCACACGCCATCGCGAACGTCGTCGAGCAGTTGGTCGAGCGGTACCCGACCGTGAGTCGGGAGCGCATCGAGGAGATCATCGCCGAAGAGACCGCGCGCACCGCCGATGCGAAGGTGCGCGAGTACGTGCCGTCGCTCATCGAGCATGCCGCCGACGAGCGGCTCCGAGAGGAGGCGCATCCGGTCGACCGCACCGACTCCGGCGGGGGCGGACCCGTCATCGTCGCGAACGACGCCGACCACCTCGACCCCATCGAGGTCGAGCAGCGCAGCCGCAACACGGGATTGCTCTTCGGCGACCTCGGCGGCGGGTCGGACTGA
- a CDS encoding ribokinase, translated as MGGDEGRSDASLRRRPHVLVVGSLNIDHTVVVDELPRPGETVTARRSYRMPGGKGANESVAAARVGADVVFVAAVGDDEQGRSALRSLAELGVDTSWAVERSGALTGTASITVDASGENTIVVDAGANATLAPDALRPEQFEGAAALLLTLEVPDPVMVAAMREAKAHSVPVIFNPSPLRAHDRELVLGTDILVVNEDEFRALASPDGADDTALRRAAEALGVPVVVVTCGSRGVIVVDRTAGAEVAPVPSIAVTALDTTGCGDAFTGALAARLAAGDELSAAVGFATSYAALVATRRGAQASYPDLPTYETWIGSVGSIRA; from the coding sequence GTGGGCGGTGATGAAGGGCGGTCGGATGCCTCGCTGAGACGCCGTCCGCACGTGCTCGTCGTCGGCTCGCTGAACATCGACCACACCGTCGTCGTCGACGAGCTGCCGCGTCCGGGCGAGACCGTCACGGCCCGGAGGTCGTATCGGATGCCGGGCGGCAAGGGCGCCAACGAGTCCGTCGCCGCCGCGCGGGTCGGCGCCGATGTCGTGTTCGTGGCGGCGGTCGGGGATGACGAGCAGGGCCGGTCCGCCCTGCGGAGCCTCGCTGAACTCGGCGTCGACACGTCCTGGGCCGTCGAGAGGTCGGGCGCGCTCACGGGCACCGCGTCGATCACCGTCGACGCGTCGGGCGAGAACACCATCGTCGTCGATGCAGGGGCCAACGCGACGCTCGCGCCCGACGCGCTGCGCCCGGAGCAGTTCGAGGGCGCGGCGGCGCTGCTTCTCACGCTCGAGGTACCCGACCCCGTCATGGTCGCCGCGATGCGGGAGGCGAAGGCGCACTCGGTGCCCGTGATCTTCAATCCGTCGCCGCTGCGCGCGCACGATCGCGAACTCGTTCTCGGCACCGACATCCTCGTCGTCAACGAAGACGAGTTCCGCGCGCTCGCCTCGCCCGACGGCGCCGACGACACGGCTCTGCGACGTGCGGCGGAGGCGCTCGGCGTGCCCGTCGTGGTGGTCACCTGCGGGAGCAGAGGCGTGATCGTCGTCGATCGAACCGCCGGCGCGGAAGTCGCTCCCGTGCCGAGCATCGCCGTCACGGCGCTCGACACGACCGGCTGCGGCGATGCATTCACGGGCGCGCTCGCGGCGCGGCTGGCCGCCGGCGACGAGCTCTCCGCGGCCGTCGGGTTCGCCACGAGCTACGCGGCACTCGTCGCCACGAGGCGTGGAGCTCAGGCGTCCTACCCCGACCTGCCGACCTACGAGACTTGGATCGGGAGCGTGGGGAGCATTCGGGCATAG
- a CDS encoding nucleoside hydrolase, which translates to MLIIDTDLGSDVDDAMALGVVLGSPELAPYAVTTVYGDTVLRARLASRLVSLSSGPRPTDIVPGRTETLSGKPVWWAGHEGERYPDLASEPLSDERDAVAFITRLAAEHPGEVDLLAIGPLTDVAACLDVDPAFAGNLRRLVIMGGDFREGDARVSEHNIVSDVTAAQRVFDSELEIVVGGLDLTTQLTVGRSIVDDIAAAGPFGAALAEEIAQWWAFMDDSENTPHDPILAVYLARPELFRTERARVAVTDDGFTREAVDAEGQVLILRSMDTEAVLAEIVRRIRAAG; encoded by the coding sequence ATGCTCATCATCGACACCGACCTCGGCAGCGACGTCGACGACGCCATGGCGCTGGGGGTCGTGCTCGGCTCGCCCGAACTCGCTCCGTACGCCGTGACGACCGTGTACGGCGACACGGTGCTTCGCGCGCGGCTGGCATCCCGGCTGGTCTCGCTCAGCTCGGGCCCGCGACCGACCGACATCGTCCCCGGCCGAACCGAGACGCTGAGCGGCAAGCCCGTGTGGTGGGCGGGGCACGAGGGCGAGCGCTACCCCGACCTCGCGAGCGAACCGCTCTCCGACGAGCGGGATGCGGTGGCGTTCATCACCCGGCTCGCCGCGGAGCATCCGGGAGAGGTCGACCTGCTGGCGATCGGGCCGCTCACCGACGTCGCCGCTTGCCTCGACGTCGATCCCGCCTTCGCGGGCAACCTTCGTCGGCTCGTCATCATGGGCGGCGACTTCCGCGAGGGGGACGCCCGTGTCTCCGAGCACAACATCGTCTCGGACGTCACGGCCGCCCAGCGGGTCTTCGACTCCGAGCTCGAGATCGTCGTCGGCGGCCTCGACCTCACGACCCAGCTGACGGTGGGGCGTTCGATCGTCGACGACATCGCCGCCGCGGGCCCGTTCGGCGCCGCGCTCGCCGAAGAGATCGCGCAGTGGTGGGCATTCATGGATGACTCGGAGAACACGCCGCACGACCCGATCCTCGCGGTGTATCTGGCTCGACCCGAGCTGTTCCGCACCGAGCGGGCGCGGGTCGCGGTCACCGACGACGGGTTCACGCGCGAAGCGGTCGACGCCGAGGGACAGGTGCTGATCCTGCGGAGCATGGACACCGAGGCGGTGCTGGCAGAGATCGTGCGCCGGATCCGCGCGGCCGGATAG
- a CDS encoding carbohydrate ABC transporter permease, giving the protein MSTGRLSNTIGTTLPRKVSVAVLGWLVALAFLLPLAWMLFGSFRTETDLFTSQYPLTPWILFPRTFTLDNYTGVLGGVFSLSVVNSILVTAVTVLVGLLVNAMAAFAFALSRGRGAPILFGFVVLCFLIPFDALAVPLANLFKDWSLWNTYAGLILPGIANGFVIFALRQFFLAIPGELAEAARIDGLSSWGIFWRIYLPLSKPALIGAGFTLFLFQWGAYLWPLLIGTAPDKMLGPIALASLSSQTEVHWGQIFAGAVLLTIVPMLLLLFFQRHFTGSLSTSGSKG; this is encoded by the coding sequence GTGAGCACCGGCAGGCTCTCGAACACCATCGGCACGACGCTGCCCCGCAAGGTCTCGGTCGCGGTCCTCGGATGGCTCGTCGCCCTCGCCTTCCTGCTTCCCCTCGCGTGGATGCTCTTCGGGAGCTTCCGCACCGAGACCGACCTCTTCACGAGCCAGTACCCGCTCACGCCGTGGATCCTGTTCCCGCGGACGTTCACGCTCGACAACTACACGGGCGTCCTCGGCGGCGTCTTCAGCCTGAGCGTCGTGAACTCGATCCTCGTCACGGCCGTGACCGTGCTCGTCGGCCTCCTCGTCAACGCGATGGCCGCGTTCGCGTTCGCGCTCTCGCGCGGGCGCGGTGCCCCGATCCTGTTCGGATTCGTCGTGCTGTGCTTCCTGATCCCGTTCGACGCCCTCGCGGTGCCGCTCGCGAACCTGTTCAAGGACTGGAGCCTCTGGAACACGTACGCCGGGCTCATCCTGCCGGGCATCGCCAACGGCTTCGTGATCTTCGCCCTGCGGCAGTTCTTCCTTGCCATCCCCGGCGAGTTGGCCGAAGCGGCGCGGATCGACGGGCTGAGCTCGTGGGGCATCTTCTGGCGCATCTATCTGCCGCTCTCGAAGCCCGCGCTCATCGGCGCCGGGTTCACGCTGTTCCTCTTCCAATGGGGCGCCTACCTGTGGCCGCTCCTCATCGGCACAGCCCCCGACAAGATGCTCGGCCCGATCGCGCTCGCATCGCTGTCGTCCCAAACCGAAGTGCATTGGGGCCAGATCTTCGCGGGAGCCGTCCTGCTCACGATCGTGCCCATGCTGCTGCTGCTCTTCTTCCAGCGACACTTCACCGGATCGCTGTCCACCTCGGGAAGCAAAGGATAG
- a CDS encoding carbohydrate ABC transporter permease gives MTLQVEAGEQVAWAEETAPAAPPRRRRLRRRQLWFLLGFLLPTLVLLVAMRVLPGIEAVGDSFFKKPITATSEQFVGLENYITLFTDPRFIGVLGVTALFLVIIIPLQVVAAVGLGLLLNEVFPGASGARVFVYLPVAAPGAVAAIVWGIAFQQQGPFNAVLSALSLPEQPFLSSPDQALLCIVVLMSWIGVGYWTLFVIAGLQDVPVEQYEAATLDGAGWWRTFFSVTLPNLRRPLTFVIVANTVANVLAFVPVSILTHGGPAGSTRLIMYDIYERTFVLGNPNLGLAEVVVLLVFLIGITALQFRMLGKEES, from the coding sequence GTGACCCTCCAGGTCGAGGCCGGGGAGCAGGTGGCGTGGGCCGAGGAAACGGCCCCTGCCGCCCCTCCCCGGCGTCGCCGCCTCCGCCGGCGACAGCTCTGGTTCCTGCTGGGGTTCCTGCTCCCCACGCTCGTGCTCCTCGTCGCGATGCGCGTGCTGCCCGGGATCGAGGCGGTCGGCGACAGCTTCTTCAAGAAGCCCATCACCGCGACATCCGAGCAGTTCGTCGGGCTCGAGAACTACATCACCCTCTTCACCGATCCCCGTTTCATCGGGGTGCTCGGGGTGACCGCGCTCTTCCTCGTGATCATCATCCCGCTGCAGGTCGTGGCGGCCGTCGGGCTCGGTCTCCTGCTCAACGAAGTGTTCCCCGGGGCATCCGGCGCCCGCGTCTTCGTCTACCTGCCGGTCGCTGCGCCCGGCGCCGTCGCGGCGATCGTCTGGGGCATCGCGTTCCAACAGCAGGGGCCCTTCAACGCGGTGCTGTCGGCGCTGAGCCTCCCGGAGCAGCCCTTCCTGAGCTCGCCCGATCAGGCGCTGCTCTGCATCGTCGTGCTCATGTCGTGGATCGGCGTCGGCTACTGGACGCTGTTCGTGATCGCAGGGCTTCAGGATGTCCCGGTGGAGCAGTACGAGGCGGCGACGCTCGACGGCGCCGGCTGGTGGCGCACCTTCTTCTCGGTCACGCTCCCGAACCTCCGTCGCCCCCTGACGTTCGTCATCGTGGCGAACACGGTCGCGAACGTGCTCGCCTTCGTGCCCGTGTCGATCCTCACCCACGGCGGCCCGGCAGGAAGCACCCGGCTCATCATGTACGACATCTACGAGCGGACCTTCGTGCTCGGCAACCCGAACCTGGGCCTCGCCGAGGTCGTGGTCCTCCTCGTGTTCCTCATCGGTATCACGGCGCTGCAGTTCCGCATGCTCGGAAAGGAGGAATCGTGA
- a CDS encoding ABC transporter substrate-binding protein — MTTRALRSTAIVVAGIMAALTLSACSGAGTDASGKTTINFMAADPQDKFQPLIDGFEEANPDITVAFTYVPFDQYNNVVSQRIGGKDAGVDVYVADTGTIGELATKGYLQDLSSLQAEADAASLPAAVASNVYDGKLWALPMWTSQQYLFYNKDLLDQAGLPYPSSDPNERVTYEELLADAKKAKSAGADWGLILDQIDRYYQIQPIAESAGGGSGATGDDLLTADVTNAGWKKAMNWYSELFSSEVAPRGNGAGQMVEVFAGGKAAYMISGPWQITTNANATPPVNFGVAPNPLFEGGKPTMATGSWNIGINPASQHQDAATAFIKYVSLSEEGNTKSTEITGITPTNLKSFDAWIAKEDAILPPSTTGVGALTLEELKTAAVNRPNSPGFRQLQDVLNRAFSDIRNGQDVDTTLENAQDELQSYWDQLK, encoded by the coding sequence ATGACCACTCGAGCACTCCGCTCGACCGCGATCGTCGTCGCAGGCATCATGGCAGCACTGACGCTGTCGGCATGCTCCGGTGCGGGGACCGACGCGTCCGGCAAGACGACGATCAACTTCATGGCCGCCGACCCGCAGGACAAGTTCCAGCCCCTCATCGACGGATTCGAGGAAGCCAACCCCGACATCACGGTCGCGTTCACCTACGTGCCGTTCGACCAGTACAACAACGTCGTGAGTCAGCGCATCGGCGGCAAGGACGCCGGAGTCGACGTCTACGTCGCCGACACGGGCACCATCGGCGAACTCGCGACGAAGGGCTACCTCCAGGATCTCTCGTCGTTGCAGGCCGAGGCCGACGCGGCGTCCCTCCCGGCCGCGGTGGCGTCGAACGTCTACGACGGCAAGCTCTGGGCGCTCCCCATGTGGACCTCCCAGCAGTACCTCTTCTACAACAAGGACCTCCTCGACCAGGCCGGGCTCCCGTATCCGTCATCGGATCCGAACGAGCGCGTGACCTACGAAGAGCTCCTCGCCGACGCGAAGAAGGCCAAGTCGGCCGGCGCCGACTGGGGACTCATCCTCGACCAGATCGACCGCTACTACCAGATCCAGCCGATCGCCGAGTCGGCGGGCGGCGGCTCCGGGGCGACGGGCGACGACCTGCTCACCGCCGACGTCACGAACGCCGGCTGGAAGAAGGCGATGAACTGGTACTCCGAGCTGTTCTCGAGCGAAGTCGCCCCGCGCGGCAACGGCGCCGGGCAGATGGTCGAGGTGTTCGCCGGCGGCAAGGCCGCGTACATGATCAGCGGACCCTGGCAGATCACGACGAACGCGAATGCGACTCCGCCCGTGAACTTCGGCGTCGCGCCCAACCCGCTTTTCGAGGGCGGCAAGCCGACGATGGCGACCGGTTCGTGGAACATCGGCATCAACCCGGCATCGCAGCACCAGGACGCCGCGACCGCCTTCATCAAGTACGTCTCGCTGAGTGAAGAGGGCAACACCAAGTCGACCGAGATCACGGGCATCACGCCCACGAACCTCAAGTCGTTCGACGCCTGGATCGCGAAGGAGGACGCCATCCTCCCGCCGTCGACCACCGGGGTCGGCGCGCTCACGCTCGAAGAGCTCAAGACCGCCGCGGTCAACCGGCCGAACAGCCCCGGCTTCCGTCAGCTCCAGGACGTGCTCAACCGCGCCTTCTCGGACATCCGCAACGGCCAGGACGTCGACACCACCCTGGAGAACGCGCAAGACGAGCTCCAGTCGTACTGGGACCAGCTGAAGTGA
- a CDS encoding TetR/AcrR family transcriptional regulator produces the protein MTQTKRGPYKNGIVRRRQILDKAVEVFGTYGYLAGSLRQIAAEVGVTPAALARHFDSKEDLLVEVLRYWENDNAHRTAGAEPTGVAALRDLTDLMEYHLRHRGFLQLFLTLGVEATNPDHPARQFIVERYASTREGFAKRIQDAIDAGELMPLPPEQVQSEARLLIAALDGFELQWLLDPDFDLVSEVDRFIEATIRRLEGTPRLPVDK, from the coding sequence ATGACCCAGACGAAACGTGGACCGTACAAGAACGGCATCGTGAGACGCCGCCAGATCCTCGACAAAGCGGTCGAAGTCTTCGGCACGTACGGATATCTCGCCGGGTCCCTGCGGCAGATCGCCGCAGAGGTCGGGGTCACGCCGGCCGCGCTCGCCCGTCACTTCGACAGCAAGGAGGATCTCCTCGTGGAGGTCCTGCGGTACTGGGAGAACGACAACGCCCACCGCACGGCCGGCGCCGAGCCCACGGGCGTCGCGGCGCTGCGCGATCTCACCGATCTCATGGAATACCACCTCCGGCACCGCGGGTTCCTCCAGCTGTTCCTGACCCTCGGCGTCGAGGCGACCAACCCCGACCACCCGGCCAGGCAGTTCATCGTTGAACGCTACGCGAGTACGCGGGAGGGTTTCGCCAAGCGCATCCAGGATGCGATCGACGCCGGGGAGCTCATGCCGCTCCCGCCCGAGCAGGTGCAGTCGGAAGCGCGACTGCTGATCGCCGCGCTCGACGGATTCGAGCTCCAATGGCTGCTCGATCCCGACTTCGACCTCGTGAGCGAGGTCGACCGGTTCATCGAAGCGACCATCCGCCGACTCGAAGGGACGCCCCGGCTGCCGGTTGACAAATAG
- a CDS encoding sugar phosphate isomerase/epimerase family protein gives MPVRASLAINPLPWMLIDDHWSVSEVVVETALVELAPLGYTAVHAEIPDGLAVPDYGRLLEGYGFRPAPGYVGGDFHDSEARSALLDRVRRVAAAHAELGVDVVFVASELSAERRALPAVGAHADASRLDRLAEGLAEAAHIARLEGVTAALHPHVASWVETEHETRRVLDATAGSDLAFGPDTGHLFWAGADPADIIADYRDRVVALHLKDVDAAARELAIARRTDYRVSTGELHVWAEPGTGAVDFDRVFDALPEDFDGWAVIEVDVPNRRTRIDSSRIAIEWARTRHELVIAP, from the coding sequence ATGCCGGTCCGTGCATCACTCGCGATCAACCCGCTTCCGTGGATGCTGATCGACGATCATTGGAGCGTCTCGGAGGTCGTCGTCGAGACCGCGCTCGTCGAACTCGCTCCACTCGGCTATACGGCCGTGCACGCGGAGATCCCCGACGGCCTTGCCGTTCCCGACTACGGACGGCTCCTCGAGGGGTACGGCTTCCGACCCGCTCCGGGCTACGTCGGCGGCGACTTCCACGACTCGGAGGCGAGGAGCGCGCTGCTCGACCGTGTGCGACGCGTCGCCGCGGCGCACGCGGAACTCGGCGTCGACGTCGTCTTCGTCGCGAGCGAGCTCTCGGCCGAACGTCGCGCGCTCCCCGCCGTCGGCGCGCACGCCGACGCCAGCAGGCTCGACCGCCTCGCCGAGGGTCTCGCCGAAGCCGCGCACATCGCTCGGCTCGAGGGCGTGACCGCCGCGCTCCACCCGCACGTCGCCTCGTGGGTCGAGACCGAACACGAGACCCGCCGGGTCCTCGACGCCACCGCGGGCAGCGACCTCGCCTTCGGCCCCGACACCGGCCACCTGTTCTGGGCCGGCGCCGACCCCGCCGACATCATCGCGGACTATCGCGATCGCGTCGTCGCACTCCATCTGAAGGACGTCGACGCTGCCGCCCGCGAACTCGCGATCGCCCGCCGGACCGATTACCGCGTCTCCACCGGTGAGCTGCACGTCTGGGCGGAACCCGGGACCGGCGCCGTCGACTTCGACCGCGTGTTCGACGCGCTCCCCGAGGACTTCGACGGCTGGGCCGTCATCGAGGTGGATGTCCCCAACCGTCGTACCCGGATCGACAGCTCCCGGATCGCCATCGAGTGGGCGCGGACCCGTCACGAGCTGGTGATCGCGCCGTGA